A single Gambusia affinis linkage group LG22, SWU_Gaff_1.0, whole genome shotgun sequence DNA region contains:
- the adam17b gene encoding disintegrin and metalloproteinase domain-containing protein 17 isoform X2, whose amino-acid sequence MGTNFVVWTLFAVFLSITEAAVSPPEDKEQQEFEPLRSILDDFDVLPFSSLQSHSVRRRDVQTEAHVEKLLSFNALQRSFRLYLRTNNEIFTEDFKAIVEDEDGQRRSFPVNRHNYFTGHVIGEENSRVQAHIDDHEFSAHILMDEAEYNIEPLWRFTSAPPDGRLLIYRSEDIRNISRLQQPSVCGYVASESAHLLPEGVRMETKGDEEESVSRRKRQVNDHKKNTCPMLLVADHRFYRYMGRKEESTTINYLIELIDRVDDIYRNTSWDEEFSGYGVQIQQIIIQKSPTEVGPGETHFNMRGSPVAGKDVWDVKKLLEQFSVDIAENASNVCLAHLFTYQDFDEGTLGLAYVAPNKPDFPGGLCSKPNKHGSIYLNTGLTSTKNYGKTILTKEADLVTTHELGHNFGAEHDPDNVPYCAPREDQGGKYVMYPIAVSGDHVNNKLFSNCSKQSIVKRLRSKAATCFKERNVNVCGNSRVEQGEECDPGLLHFNSDRCCTHECRLRNGAECSDRNSACCKSCKFQVRGEVCQDPIDATCKGHSYCTGNSSECPPPENAPDKTVCLDNGECRGGECVPFCQVVKKLEACACNETNSSCKVCCRGTNGVCSPFVDAKGDFVYLRKGKPCTVGFCDGAGKCMKQVQDVVERLWDFIDKLDINTFRKFLADNIVGSVVAFSLLFWVPFSILVHCVDKKMDRQYEETTKSLFFSSNAELLSSLDSASVRIFKPLNFPAAPVRLPPISPQLASTPPVFGATPTTSHTSPPLDAPHMATILEDPSLDSRLDEEELQEAFGRPPGAIRRSFEDLTERNPMRRSDKSKLFRLQRQHQIDSKETQC is encoded by the exons ATGGGAACGAACTTCGTTGTTTGGAcactttttgcagtttttctctccATAACAGAGGCTGCTGTGTCTCCACCCGAAGACAAAGAACAGCAGGAGTTTG AACCTCTGCGGTCCATCCTGGATGACTTCGACGTTCTTCCGTTCTCCAGCCTGCAGTCTCACTCCGTCCGCCGCCGGGACGTCCAAACCGAGGCACACGTGGAGAAACTGCTGAGCTTCAACGCCCTGCAGAG GAGCTTCAGGCTTTACCTGAGAACCAACAACGAGATCTTTACGGAGGATTTCAAGGCCATCGTGGAGGACGAGGATGGACAGAGACGAAGCTTCCCGGTCAACAGACACAACTACTTCACCGGACACGTCATCG GGGAGGAAAACTCTCGTGTTCAGGCTCATATCGACGACCACGAGTTCTCAGCTCACATCCTGATGGACGAGGCGGAGTACAACATCGAG CCTCTGTGGAGGTTCACATCAGCGCCCCCCGATGGCCGCCTCCTGATCTACAGGTCGGAGGACATCAGGAACATCAGCCGGCTGCAGCAGCCCTCAGTCTGCGGATACGTGGCGTCCGAATCCGCTCACCTTCTACCAGAGGGCGTCAGGATGGAGACGAAGGGCGATGAAGAAG AGTCGGTGTCCAGAAGGAAACGCCAGGTCAATGACCATAAGAAGAACACGTGTCCAATGCTGCTGGTCGCAGACCATCGCTTCTACCGATACATGGGCCGAAAGGAGGAGAGCACCACCATCAACTACCTG ATCGAGCTCATTGACCGCGTCGACGACATCTACAGAAACACGTCGTGGGACGAAGAGTTCAGCGGTTACGGAGTTCAGATCCAGCAG ATTATCATTCAGAAGTCTCCCACTGAGGTCGGTCCTGGAGAAACTCACTTCAACATGAGGGGCAGTCCAGTGGCGGGAAAAGACGTCTGGGACGTCAAGAAGCTGCTGGAG CAGTTCAGTGTGGACATTGCAGAGAACGCCTCCAACGTCTGCCTGGCCCACCTCTTCACCTACCAGGACTTCGATGAGGGGACTCTGGGCCTGGCCTATGTGGCGCccaacaaaccagactttcccGGAGGGCTCTGCTCCAAAC CAAACAAACACGGATCCATCTATCTGAACACGGGCCTCACCAGCACCAAGAACTACGGGAAAACGATCCTGACCAAG GAAGCAGACCTGGTGACGACTCACGAGCTGGGCCATAACTTCGGAGCGGAGCATGACCCGGACAACGTGCCGTACTGCGCCCCGCGGGAGGACCAGGGAGGGAAGTACGTCATGTACCCCATCGCTGTGAGCGGAGACCACGTCAACAACAAG CTGTTCTCCAACTGCAGCAAACAGTCCATCGTGAAGCGGCTGCGCTCCAAGGCGGCGACCTGCTTCAAGGAGAGGAACGTCAACGTGTGCGGGAACTCGCGGGTGGAGCAAGGCGAGGAATGCGACCCAGGGCTGCTGCACTTCAACTCGGACCGCTGCTGCACCCATGAGTGCCGGCTGAGGAACGGAGCAGAGTGCAG TGACAGGAACAGCGCCTGCTGCAAAAGCTGCAAGTTCCAGGTGAGAGGGGAGGTCTGCCAGGACCCCATCGACGCCACCTGTAAGGGCCACTCCTACTGCACAG GAAACAGCAGTGAGTGTCCTCCGCCGGAGAACGCTCCAGATAAAACGGTGTGTCTGGACAACGGGGAATGCCGTGGCGGAGAGTGTGTTCCCTTCTGCCAAGTGGTCAAAAAGCTGGAGGCCTGCGCCTGCAACG AAACAAACTCGTCCTGCAAGGTCTGCTGCCGGGGGACCAATGGAGTCTGCAGCCCCTTCGTTGATGCGAAAGGCGATTTTGTGTATTTGCGGAAAGGCAAACCTTGCACCGTGGGCTTCTGCGACGGAGCG GGGAAGTGCATGAAGCAGGTACAGGATGTGGTGGAACGTCTGTGGGACTTCATCGATAAACTCGACATCAACACATTCAGAAAGTTCCTGGCTGATAACATCGTGGGCTCGGTGGTGGCGTTCTCGCTCCTCTTCTGGGTTCCTTTCAGCATCCTGGTCCACTGTGTG GACAAGAAGATGGATAGACAGTATGAAGAGACCACCAAGTCTCTATTCTTCTCCAGT AATGCCGAGCTCCTGAGCAGCCTTGATTCTGCTTCTGTCCGGATCTTCAAACCTCTAAACTTCCCGGCCGCCCCTGTGCGGCTCCCACCGATCAGCCCGCAGCTTGCCAGCACCCCGCCGGTTTTCGGCGCCACCCCCA
- the adam17b gene encoding disintegrin and metalloproteinase domain-containing protein 17 isoform X1 codes for MGTNFVVWTLFAVFLSITEAAVSPPEDKEQQEFEPLRSILDDFDVLPFSSLQSHSVRRRDVQTEAHVEKLLSFNALQRSFRLYLRTNNEIFTEDFKAIVEDEDGQRRSFPVNRHNYFTGHVIGEENSRVQAHIDDHEFSAHILMDEAEYNIEPLWRFTSAPPDGRLLIYRSEDIRNISRLQQPSVCGYVASESAHLLPEGVRMETKGDEEESVSRRKRQVNDHKKNTCPMLLVADHRFYRYMGRKEESTTINYLIELIDRVDDIYRNTSWDEEFSGYGVQIQQIIIQKSPTEVGPGETHFNMRGSPVAGKDVWDVKKLLEQFSVDIAENASNVCLAHLFTYQDFDEGTLGLAYVAPNKPDFPGGLCSKPCASTANKHGSIYLNTGLTSTKNYGKTILTKEADLVTTHELGHNFGAEHDPDNVPYCAPREDQGGKYVMYPIAVSGDHVNNKLFSNCSKQSIVKRLRSKAATCFKERNVNVCGNSRVEQGEECDPGLLHFNSDRCCTHECRLRNGAECSDRNSACCKSCKFQVRGEVCQDPIDATCKGHSYCTGNSSECPPPENAPDKTVCLDNGECRGGECVPFCQVVKKLEACACNETNSSCKVCCRGTNGVCSPFVDAKGDFVYLRKGKPCTVGFCDGAGKCMKQVQDVVERLWDFIDKLDINTFRKFLADNIVGSVVAFSLLFWVPFSILVHCVDKKMDRQYEETTKSLFFSSNAELLSSLDSASVRIFKPLNFPAAPVRLPPISPQLASTPPVFGATPTTSHTSPPLDAPHMATILEDPSLDSRLDEEELQEAFGRPPGAIRRSFEDLTERNPMRRSDKSKLFRLQRQHQIDSKETQC; via the exons ATGGGAACGAACTTCGTTGTTTGGAcactttttgcagtttttctctccATAACAGAGGCTGCTGTGTCTCCACCCGAAGACAAAGAACAGCAGGAGTTTG AACCTCTGCGGTCCATCCTGGATGACTTCGACGTTCTTCCGTTCTCCAGCCTGCAGTCTCACTCCGTCCGCCGCCGGGACGTCCAAACCGAGGCACACGTGGAGAAACTGCTGAGCTTCAACGCCCTGCAGAG GAGCTTCAGGCTTTACCTGAGAACCAACAACGAGATCTTTACGGAGGATTTCAAGGCCATCGTGGAGGACGAGGATGGACAGAGACGAAGCTTCCCGGTCAACAGACACAACTACTTCACCGGACACGTCATCG GGGAGGAAAACTCTCGTGTTCAGGCTCATATCGACGACCACGAGTTCTCAGCTCACATCCTGATGGACGAGGCGGAGTACAACATCGAG CCTCTGTGGAGGTTCACATCAGCGCCCCCCGATGGCCGCCTCCTGATCTACAGGTCGGAGGACATCAGGAACATCAGCCGGCTGCAGCAGCCCTCAGTCTGCGGATACGTGGCGTCCGAATCCGCTCACCTTCTACCAGAGGGCGTCAGGATGGAGACGAAGGGCGATGAAGAAG AGTCGGTGTCCAGAAGGAAACGCCAGGTCAATGACCATAAGAAGAACACGTGTCCAATGCTGCTGGTCGCAGACCATCGCTTCTACCGATACATGGGCCGAAAGGAGGAGAGCACCACCATCAACTACCTG ATCGAGCTCATTGACCGCGTCGACGACATCTACAGAAACACGTCGTGGGACGAAGAGTTCAGCGGTTACGGAGTTCAGATCCAGCAG ATTATCATTCAGAAGTCTCCCACTGAGGTCGGTCCTGGAGAAACTCACTTCAACATGAGGGGCAGTCCAGTGGCGGGAAAAGACGTCTGGGACGTCAAGAAGCTGCTGGAG CAGTTCAGTGTGGACATTGCAGAGAACGCCTCCAACGTCTGCCTGGCCCACCTCTTCACCTACCAGGACTTCGATGAGGGGACTCTGGGCCTGGCCTATGTGGCGCccaacaaaccagactttcccGGAGGGCTCTGCTCCAAAC CTTGTGCTTCGACAGCAAACAAACACGGATCCATCTATCTGAACACGGGCCTCACCAGCACCAAGAACTACGGGAAAACGATCCTGACCAAG GAAGCAGACCTGGTGACGACTCACGAGCTGGGCCATAACTTCGGAGCGGAGCATGACCCGGACAACGTGCCGTACTGCGCCCCGCGGGAGGACCAGGGAGGGAAGTACGTCATGTACCCCATCGCTGTGAGCGGAGACCACGTCAACAACAAG CTGTTCTCCAACTGCAGCAAACAGTCCATCGTGAAGCGGCTGCGCTCCAAGGCGGCGACCTGCTTCAAGGAGAGGAACGTCAACGTGTGCGGGAACTCGCGGGTGGAGCAAGGCGAGGAATGCGACCCAGGGCTGCTGCACTTCAACTCGGACCGCTGCTGCACCCATGAGTGCCGGCTGAGGAACGGAGCAGAGTGCAG TGACAGGAACAGCGCCTGCTGCAAAAGCTGCAAGTTCCAGGTGAGAGGGGAGGTCTGCCAGGACCCCATCGACGCCACCTGTAAGGGCCACTCCTACTGCACAG GAAACAGCAGTGAGTGTCCTCCGCCGGAGAACGCTCCAGATAAAACGGTGTGTCTGGACAACGGGGAATGCCGTGGCGGAGAGTGTGTTCCCTTCTGCCAAGTGGTCAAAAAGCTGGAGGCCTGCGCCTGCAACG AAACAAACTCGTCCTGCAAGGTCTGCTGCCGGGGGACCAATGGAGTCTGCAGCCCCTTCGTTGATGCGAAAGGCGATTTTGTGTATTTGCGGAAAGGCAAACCTTGCACCGTGGGCTTCTGCGACGGAGCG GGGAAGTGCATGAAGCAGGTACAGGATGTGGTGGAACGTCTGTGGGACTTCATCGATAAACTCGACATCAACACATTCAGAAAGTTCCTGGCTGATAACATCGTGGGCTCGGTGGTGGCGTTCTCGCTCCTCTTCTGGGTTCCTTTCAGCATCCTGGTCCACTGTGTG GACAAGAAGATGGATAGACAGTATGAAGAGACCACCAAGTCTCTATTCTTCTCCAGT AATGCCGAGCTCCTGAGCAGCCTTGATTCTGCTTCTGTCCGGATCTTCAAACCTCTAAACTTCCCGGCCGCCCCTGTGCGGCTCCCACCGATCAGCCCGCAGCTTGCCAGCACCCCGCCGGTTTTCGGCGCCACCCCCA